One segment of Triticum aestivum cultivar Chinese Spring chromosome 2A, IWGSC CS RefSeq v2.1, whole genome shotgun sequence DNA contains the following:
- the LOC123186177 gene encoding BTB/POZ and MATH domain-containing protein 1-like: MAHNAAAAADHGQGIRTSSRCVVDGATHDFVVINYPLLDGMCIRNCVISSAFRVGGYDWSIMFYPDGVEVAGYASVYLCYLSQAKGGVRTSFTLTMLDDQGNVHAIRQEPGFIFGEKETWGYAEFVEKSKLRSSYLLTIRCVLAVIKEPPSECKSNLIVDPPPELPGRLHRALKNGRGTDITLLVGGRAFSAHKFMLAAQSPVFEAQLFGPMAQKDMRWIKVVDMEPAIFEMLLHYIYTDSLPPCGEDNYDTATMQHLLVAADRYGLERLC, from the coding sequence ATGGCTCACAACGCGGCCGCCGCAGCTGATCACGGCCAAGGCATCCGGACGTCGTCGAGGTGCGTCGTGGACGGCGCGACACACGATTTCGTGGTGATCAACTACCCGCTGCTCGATGGCATGTGCATCCGAAACTGCGTAATCTCCAGTGCGTTCAGGGTCGGCGGCTACGATTGGAGCATCATGTTCTACCCGGACGGAGTGGAAGTAGCCGGCTACGCGTCAGTCTACTTGTGTTATCTCAGCCAGGCCAAGGGCGGGGTGAGGACAAGCTTCACCTTAACCATGCTGGACGATCAAGGCAACGTACATGCAATCAGGCAGGAACCGGGATTCATCTTCGGTGAGAAGGAAACCTGGGGCTATGCCGAATTCGTCGAGAAATCCAAGCTGAGATCGTCATATCTCCTAACGATAAGGTGCGTGCTCGCTGTGATCAAAGAACCACCGTCGGAGTGCAAGAGCAATCTTATCGTGGACCCTCCGCCGGAGCTGCCTGGCCGCCTCCACCGCGCCCTCAAGAACGGGAGAGGCACCGACATCACCCTCCTCGTGGGCGGCAGGGCGTTCAGCGCGCACAAGTTCATGCTGGCCGCGCAGTCGCCGGTCTTCGAAGCTCAGCTCTTTGGCCCGATGGCGCAGAAGGACATGCGGTGGATCAAGGTTGTCGACATGGAGCCGGCCATCTTCGAGATGCTTCTTCACTACATCTACACGGATTCACTGCCGCCGTGTGGCGAAGACAATTACGATACAGCCACGATGCAGCATTTGCTAGTCGCCGCGGACCGGTACGGGCTGGAGAGGTTGTGTTGA
- the LOC123190509 gene encoding BTB/POZ and MATH domain-containing protein 2 translates to MKNHENYISETVPKSSRCVTEGATHDFEVTNYPLLEGMGVGTYISSSTFTVGGYDWNIRFYPDGDREDAAGHASAFLCYLSPAKDVVMTN, encoded by the coding sequence ATGAAAAACCATGAAAACTATATCTCGGAGACGGTGCCCAAGTCGTCGAGGTGCGTCACGGAGGGCGCGACGCACGATTTCGAGGTGACCAACTACCCGCTGCTCGAGGGCATGGGCGTCGGAACGTACATTAGCTCGAGCACGTTCACTGTCGGCGGCTACGACTGGAACATCAGGTTCTACCCGGACGGAGACAGGGAGGACGCTGCCGGCCACGCGTCAGCCTTCTTGTGTTACCTCAGCCCGGCCAAGGACGTGGTGATGACAAACTAA
- the LOC123190508 gene encoding chloroplastic lipocalin, which produces MALLPILGSPSFPFPASRPARPSRRKCGPAARMNFRCSAGERANTGISKHLLSCLAASLVFISPPSQAVPADTFARPSLCQVAVVAAIDKGAVPLKFDAPSDDGMMMMTKGMTAKNFDPVRYSGRWFEVASRKGGFAGQGQEDCHCTQGVYTFDEKAGAIKVETFCVHGSPDGYITGIRGKVQCLSQEDMAGAETDLEREEMISSKCFLRFPTLPFIPKLPYDVLATDYDNYAVVSGAKDTSFIQIYSRTPNPGPEFIEKYKSYAAGFGYDPSKIRDTPQDCEVSSDQLAEMMSMPGMDQALTNQFPDLKLKSSVAFDPFTSVTQTLKKLAEVYFK; this is translated from the exons ATGGCCCTCCTGCCGATTCTGGGCTCCCCCTCCTTCCCGTTCCCGGCCTCGCGCCCCGCCCGCCCGTCCAG GCGAAAATGTGGCCCTGCGGCGCGCATGAATTTCAGGTGCTCTGCGGGAGAGAGGGCCAACACTGGGATATCCAAGCATCTGCTCTCGTGCCTTGCTGCTTCCCTCGTCTTCATCTCCCCACCTAGTCAG GCTGTTCCTGCAGACACCTTTGCCCGGCCCAGCTTGTGCCAGGTTGCGGTGGTGGCCGCCATCGACAAAGGCGCCGTCCCTCTCAAATTCGACGCCCCTTCCGATgatgggatgatgatgatgaccaagGGCATGACCGCCAAGAACTTCGATCCAGTTCGCTACTCCGGTAGGTGGTTCGAGGTGGCATCGCGCAAAGGCGGGTTCGCTGGTCAGGGACAAGAAGACTGCCATTGTACTCAG GGAGTGTATACATTTGATGAGAAGGCGGGCGCGATCAAGGTGGAGACATTCTGTGTCCATGGTTCACCTGACGGATACATCACCGGTATCCGGGGGAAGGTGCAATGCCTGTCTCAAGAGGACATGGCTGGTGCGGAGACTGATCTCGAGAGGGAGGAGATGATCAGCAGCAAGTGCTTCCTGCGGTTCCCGACACTCCCGTTCATACCCAAGCTACCCTATGATGTCCTAGCGACCGACTACGACAATTACGCCGTCGTCTCTGGAGCAAAGGACACCAGCTTTATTCAG ATATACTCAAGGACGCCAAACCCTGGACCGGAGTTCATCGAGAAGTACAAGTCATACGCCGCCGGCTTCGGCTACGACCCAAGCAAGATCAGGGACACGCCGCAGGACTGCGAGGTGTCCTCGGACCAGCTTGCGGAGATGATGTCCATGCCCGGGATGGACCAGGCCCTGACGAACCAGTTCCCGGACCTGAAGCTCAAGTCGTCGGTCGCGTTCGACCCGTTCACGAGCGTGACCCAGACCCTGAAGAAGCTCGCCGAAGTGTATTTCAAGTAA